Genomic segment of Primulina huaijiensis isolate GDHJ02 unplaced genomic scaffold, ASM1229523v2 scaffold9777, whole genome shotgun sequence:
tctgatacaCTTTGAAATTTCTAAAAGCAGCAAAGGCTAAAAATATTCTGATAGCTTCGAGCCTAGCTACTGGTGCAAAGgtttcatcatagtctattccttcttcttgtctgaatccttgtgcaaccagtcttgctttgtttctgACAACTGTTCCTTCttcatttattttgtttctaaatacccacCGGGTTCCAATGACAGCTTGGTGAGATGGTCTAGGTACTAGAAACCAAACCTTATTCCTCTcaaattgattcagctcttcttgcatagcttctatccagttgggatccagaagagcttcttcaatcttttttggttcatcttgagaaataaaagcagcatgcatgtATTCATTCATCATCTGTCTTCTGGTCCTTAGCGGAGCTGTTGGATTTCGAATCaccaaagatggaggatgagattttctccaaataaaaggATTTAGATAATCTTTATGTAAAGCAGTAGATTGTTCTGGAATATCAGCTGCTGGTTCTGGaatgtcagctgctggttctgcCATATGAATGTCTGGTTCTAGATTTTGAATGTCCTTGACACTTGCTTCTGCATCATCTTAACTGTCTAGTTCCAGATGAATCATGTCTAACCTGTTACTTAGATTAGATATGTTAGTAATCTCGGGAGCACTGCTGTCttcatcaaagacaacatgaatagattcttcaacattgagTGTTTTACtattgaaaattctaaatgCCTTACTaactgctgaatatccaagaaataatcctgcgtcagattttgaatcgaATGCAGCTaattgatttttaccattattatgcaCAAAGCATCTaaaaccaaaaacatgaaagtaaGATACATTCGGTTTACTCCCTTTACAGATTTCGTAAGGAGTCTGATTATTCCTCTTGTTGATCATTGTTCTGTTTTGTGTGTAGCAAGCAGTATTAATAgcttctgcccagaagcgctgagagatgtctgcatctgctagcattgttctagcagcttctttaagtgttctgtttctcctctcagctactccattttgttgaggcgtcCTGGCAGCTGAATATTCATTATGAATGCCCTGTTCATCTAGATAAACCTCAAGAGTCTTGTTAGTAAATTCAGTATCTCGATCACTTCTGATTCTAAtgacagaaactgatttttcattttgaatctttttcagaagtttgatcaggaggctactggtttgatcttttccagcaagaaagattacccaagtaaatctagaaaaaaacaTCAACAACAACAAGGGTGTACCTCATTCCCCTTAAGCTCATGAAagggattggaccaaataagtccatatgcaataattctAAACACCTTGAGGATGATTTGCTgcctttatttttgaaactagatcttacttgcttaccaagttgacatgcagaacatacatgattcttaacaaaatttatgtttGGCAATCCATCGACTAAGTTCTgctttttgagattgttgatagacttgaaattcagatgattcaatctcttgttcCACAACCTGTGTTTATTACTTAGAGCTGCAACTAAACATGTAGGAGCAGTGATATGATCTATGTTCCATGAAATTTTGTAAGTTTTGCCTTTTCTAACTCCGGTTAAAACAGTAGAGTCACCAGCATTTTTAACTGTGCAAGTGTGCTTCTGGAATGCTACTGAAAATCCATTACCACATAATTGACTAATACTGATCAAGTTATAACAAAGATTTTCAATTAAGAGCACATCCTTAATAGtgatgttaccatggataatcttacccttacccacggttttaccttttgagttgtccccaaagGTTATCTCTGGTCCAGCACAACtcactatttctgatagtagacTCTTCTGTCCAGTCATATGTCTGGAACAttcactgtccaaataccatgttGAGTTACTGATCTTGGTTTTCTTCACTTGTACCTGcaaacacaaattttagtatctggtacccaatctatttgggtccaagccttatTAGTCCTTTTGgaacccacatttgtacaatttttgtacttcgggtatccaTGGAGGTGTGTGCAACATAGAGTCTGTTATTTCTAACATTATGCATCTTAGcatgttgttcttcccttctgttTCTGTTGTCTggcctgtatctcttctgaacaggTCTAGAATTGtagtactggtagtttttaaccTTCATAGGAGGTTGTCTTCctgagttgaatcctctactggatccagaactctggtcaactctttccttaggttcaacataacccagaccataatgCATCCTTCTGCTCATCTGATTTACATTCCTTTCAATTGAAGCAGTAGGTACTTCTGGTTTCTGTACCACACTGGATTTCACAAAAtgaatgtactttcctttgcaCATATCCAGTTTTGGCTTAGTATTCGTTTCAGAAGTGCCTTCATCATTACAAAATCCGAGACCACTTCTGTCTCCAGATTGTTTTTGTAACTCTTGCATCTTTTCGAGTGAAATAGAGGACTTATTCCAAGCATTCACCAGTAGCGATAACTTCTGGTTTTCAGAAAGCATCGTCTGGTAATCTGCTtttactctttcattctcagtttttAATTTACTCATCTCAacttgtaaatcattacagCTGTCTACTTGCAAGCAAGTTAACTTACTGTTCTGATTTCTTAAGTTCTGATTTTCAAtcttaacttcctcgaatgattgagaaagtctcgAATACTCTTCTACCATGTCGTGTAATGCTTTGACTAAATCAGTGCGTGTAAATTCATcagagtcaaagtcaaatacctCTCCGGATGTCGAGGTTGATTCCGTATTTGCCATCAGACATTTGATCTCATCTTCATCACTGTCACTTGAATGGCTTTCAGATCCAGAAGATTCAGAACTTGAGTCTGCCCATTTGGACTTACTTTCTTCTGCAATCATTGCCTTTCTGTCTCTTCTGGTCTTTTTATCATTGCGTTTGACACCCTTCTTCTTCTGGTCAtccttctttggttttggaCAATCAGCAATGAAGTGTCCAACTTTTCCGCAGTTAAAGCATGCCATATCACCAGAAGGTGATTCTTTTTTGAAATTGCGGTTGGGACTTTGAAATGTTctgtgattctttctcatgaatctggaaaacttcttaacaaataatgacattgcgtcattgCTTATCTGTTCAGCGCTTCTCTCAGAAGTATTCTCTATAGCAGTAGCAGAGGATGAACTTGGGGCAACTGTAGTAGTGGAGTTAACAGTAGCTGCGAGAGCTTTGGTTGGTGGAATTGCTAagggctcttctccacttcgaacttcaagttcaaactcatatGCCTTCAGATCTGAGAACAAGTCATGCAGTTCTAACTTGTTTAGATCCTTGGAAGCTCTCATTGCCATTGTTTTGACGTCCCATTCTCTGGGTAGGGCTCTCATTACCTTTAATGCAACTTCCTTGTTGCCAAAATCTTTTCCAAGAGCTGAAAGTTCATTTACAAGGCTGCTGAagcgttcatcaaactcattcatTGTTTCTCCAGCCTTCATCCTCATATTCTCAAACTTTTGCATGGCTACGGAAAGTTTGTTTTCCTTAGTTTCTTCGTTTCTTTCACAGATCTGAATCAATTTTTCCCAGATTTCCTTGGCAGTAggacacatcttgattttgctgaaggtaTTTTTGTCGAGTGTCTTGTACAAAATGTCTTTTGCAACGTTGTCAAGATTGGCTTTCTTCTTGTCCTCACTTGTCCATTCATATCTTGGTTTTTCCAGCATCTGAGGTGCGACTTCAGTATTAGCAACAGCTGGATTTggctttaagatctttaatggaccatctgtgatgacataccacatgtcatcatcttgagctgcaagatgggcttgcattctgattttccagtcgtcaaagtcttcttttgagaacattggaattttgCTAAAGTGAGCCATGtctgttaaatatttttcagaacaTGAATAaccagctctgataccacttgttgaggATCGGATTGAGTTTAGAAGAGGGGGNNNNNNNNNNNNNNNNNNNNNNNNNNNNNNNNNNNNNNNNNNNNNNNNNNNNNNNNNNNNNNNNNNNNNNNNNNNNNNNNNNNNNNNNNNNNNNNNNNNNNNNNNNNNNNNNNNNNNNNNNNNNNNNNNNNNNNNNNNNNNNNNNNNNNNNNNNNNAGTACAacaattgtacacacccacttcaacaggacttacccttcgcctactgaaactcttagttttacaactcaactacttgaaagatcttaagttctggaaagaactcttttccagttacaaattcttctattaatgaagtgaatagcttaagaagagataaagaaaatagctagcacaaaatgatctcaaatgatcaagtgtatgcaatgaagcgtgtgctgctttttcagtgttgagcttttgagataactgagagttctagcgatgctcgaatgatattctttgattgagattcgttcactccttgtttcttgaaaagtgctccgtcttcatatataggcttaaaccaacgttaaaatctgaacggctcttttgacttttcagtgattcagctttattgctgaaaatggaccctgcagaatacattaaagcaatcagtctcagatcataccaaaaatggtaagccgtcttaaatgttcccgtacaacatttaatggcattaaatgaagcaataaatgctagtatcacgttaataaattaacggtaatatttaaagacttgagatacgcaacaatctgctagtgtctatttcgagtttgtatttcttctagttctggttttagctaagaagtcatttgttaattagattaagcagtacttgataagtgctgctactggttttagcaCGGTACTagtgcttctggttttctaCTTATTTACATATACTGGTTTTGTACTAgcatctccacaacaaaattaagtctaacataaatgtttaaaataatgGTCTTTTGATGGTAATCCTtccattttttttcctattttgtttttatttttacagtatttttgtcaatttatgtgaaatatgtcaaaaaaaaaaaacataaaaattagcAATACATGTGGTACTtagcttttaaaaaaacttgAGGGTTTaacaatatattaataattcatTGGAGGTTTTATGCTGGCTAAAAGTTTCACAggttattatctcaaattatatTTGATAGTATATCTATTAAGTTTGTTTCTGTTTTTTCATAATATACtaatattaacttttttttcAACTTTCATTGTCGTTTCAgtcaatttcttttattttgatgcagattattttaaaataaggattGATTTTAGAATTCACGTCAATTTGAATAGTTAgaagttttatatttattatttttcacacaAGTTGGTACTTGTAACACTTGTAGCACCTGACATGTCAACTACTCAAAATACTGcgcaaaatattatatgttttatcgTTCCGTAGGTTTCTTTAATGGGAAGAAGCGACTGTGCAATAAATGTTGTGAGGATTATGTGATAGAAGATTTGTAATCAAATTCGAAACATTACATTATTTATAATCAGGCCATAGCTAATAGAAATTTcgtaatatattttcatgcatataatataaaactatcataatttcaaaaatatatctcACTCTTGTAATTTCAAGAACAAATCAACTCATAATGCAAAGATTCATCACATTATCTGATCTATTTAACCCCATCAAAATAATTTGGATGTATCATGATTCGGGTCAGAAAATCAAGATCAGTGTGCCAGCAGAGATAACGAGGATTTTGGAAACGCTGAACAAAGCGCAGTCACAGAAATGGAGGCGGCGCTGGGACTGAAGCATCTCTTCCACCTTGCTTGCTGCAAACCTGCCAACAGAACCCACTTACTCAGTTCAAAGTTACGCCCTTTCTTCGTCCTCCGTTGCTTACTCAGTTCAAAGTTACGCCCTTTCTTCGTCCTCCGTTGCTACTCATCCGAGTCTTCTCCGCCTTCCTCCTCCGCCGCCATTTCAGGTGGTCGTAGCCGCAGGCAGTCCTCTTCAGCTTCTCTCACTTCCACCTCCGACAGAGATGCCATTCGTATCAAAAaggctttttttttaaaaaaaaaaaaaaagattacatTTTGCCTCCCAAGTCGTAGCAATTTTGGTTTTGAGTATTTACGTGTGGCTTTAGCATTGTTTGTCGCTGCTTGAAACTTTAAGAAATGCAGAAAATTTGTAAAAGAGGATCAGCCTTCAGCCTGTGTCTTGCAAAATTATAGGTTCTTTGCAGGCCACAAACTGATTAAAAAAACGATAACGGTTGGAGGGGAAGTGGGAATGAGAGGTGACAGAGATTGATAATGATGAATATCAAAATGACAGCATCACACTTATCCGAGCACTGAAAACACATTCTTTACAACTCGTGGAGGAAAAAAGCTACCAAAATTACTGAACGGTCTAATTGAATAGCAAGAATCAAATAGCATTCATGGTATAATGAATCCTATAAGAAAATCAATTTCTCATTCTCCACTTATGTCATCACCATGCTTCAAGCCATAGGAATCTATCAAGCTCCAACAGCTAAAATCATCGtagtttaaaaacttcatactGAATTAATTTCGCAATCAAATATAGTATTCGCAAGTAACTATTCCATCAGAtacgaataaaaaaataaataaataaataaataaaaattagtcCCCTACATATCAATTTTGTTCCTAGAACTGAAATAAAGCAAACTCATTCTCGATGCCATTAGAACACGGTATCCCTTTTAAACCAGCTAAATCAACAATCAGTTGAACGTTATCACCA
This window contains:
- the LOC140970593 gene encoding uncharacterized protein, with product MLEKPRYEWTSEDKKKANLDNVAKDILYKTLDKNTFSKIKMCPTAKEIWEKLIQICERNEETKENKLSVAMQKFENMRMKAGETMNEFDERFSSLVNELSALGKDFGNKEVALKVMRALPREWDVKTMAMRASKDLNKLELHDLFSDLKAYEFELEVRSGEEPLAIPPTKALAATVNSTTTVAPSSSSATAIENTSERSAEQISNDAITFQSPNRNFKKESPSGDMACFNCGKVGHFIADCPKPKKDDQKKKGVKRNDKKTRRDRKAMIAEESKSKWADSSSESSGSESHSSDSDEDEIKCLMANTESTSTSGEVFDFDSDEFTRTDLVKALHDMVEEYSRLSQSFEEVKIENQNLRNQNSKLTCLQVDSCNDLQVEMSKLKTENERVKADYQTMLSENQKLSLLVNAWNKSSISLEKMQELQKQSGDRSGLGFCNDEGTSETNTKPKLDMCKGKYIHFVKSSVVQKPEVPTASIERNVQVKKTKISNSTWYLDSECSRHMTGQKSLLSEIVSCAGPEITFGDNSKVAFQKHTCTVKNAGDSTVLTGVRKGKTYKISWNIDHITAPTCLVAALSNKHRCFVHNNGKNQLAAFDSKSDAGLFLGYSAVSKAFRIFNSKTLNVEESIHVVFDEDSSAPEITNISNLSNRLDMIHLELDS